A stretch of DNA from Juglans microcarpa x Juglans regia isolate MS1-56 chromosome 5D, Jm3101_v1.0, whole genome shotgun sequence:
GAGCTGTCTTATCGTTCAAAAAACTTGAGAATTCCTTCACTAACAGCCACCAAAGATTAGGACTAGCACTTTATGGTGCCATTTGGGTGCAAGCCTTGATCGGATTTTTCAGGCCTAAAAGGTAATTAGTACAATTTTCTCACAGTCTAAGTAGTTTCTTACCAACTATTGTTGATTCTCAATTAATGCCTAAATTAATTCATTGCATCATTTTATTGGCACTGCCTTATTTATATGTAATCTacattttccttccttttgCAGGGGAAGAAAGAGAGGAGCTTGTGGTACTTTGTGCATTGGATGCTTGGAACAATGATTTCTCTCTGTGGGATCATCAACATCTACACAGGCTTAAAAGCTTACAGTAACAAAACATCAAGAAGTACGACCCTTTGGACTATACTTTTTACAGCAGAGGTCCTTTTCATTGCTTTCTTTTACCTCTTCCAAGACAAATGGGAGTATATACAAAAGCAAGGTGTGGTTTTAGACAATGCACCTATCACAGTTTCTAATCAACAAATTCCAGAAGGGATCTACCAAAAGGAGTTGCAGCCTGAACCATGTGGCAAGCGCAGTAGACTTATTAAGAATTTGTTTGATTAATATGGGATTCTTTATTACcttttttctctattatttttcttataggtTGCTCATTTGCACTTTGTTTTTTGATGCCTGCAATGCAAGGCGATTTGACAAAAGAATACATTATTGGAGTGCATGCAGCTAAGCCCAaggatttttcctttttcatgtgACATACACACGTACTCTAGCTAGATATATCTTTGATGTGATACCCGGCCTTAGGAAATTGGGTgctttttacatatatatatatatatataatatgtatggaATAGATGGCGATTGCTTTGTAGGAGAATGTTATGAAGTTTGTAAGTAtgcttttgtaaaattatatatatatatatataagagaatatTACACAGACCCTTGATCTCAAACCCCGTACACCATGTCTCGTTCAGTTCATGGAATAAAAGAAATCAAGTGAAGCCTTCGAAACTATTATTGTGGGTTTACTCCCATATAGTTTGGTGGGTGAGAAGTCATGGATTCAGATCTCTATGGACATAATACCAAAGAATTGAGATTCATATCCATTATCTCGACCTGCATACTTCATTGAGAAGTGTTATAGAcacaaagtaattatataagagtaaactcacaaactgttataattttatgtgatcagttagatctactttataacaaaagtaactttacaatctgacatatataatactatatcaaactacatcaatttgtgagtttacgtTTGTGTAATTCCTTCGTAGctaaattatttctctacttTTCATAACACTATATTAAGGAGATCCCACAAAGCAAGATTTATGTGGAAGAACCACAAATGTACTATCAAGACGAACTTGAGTTATATTACAGATCCAAATTAACCTAGCCCACCAAAGGCATTGTAGGGTTAAGCTGGCACGGATGATGGCTCAAGTTCATCTTTATGAATCCCTTTGGTTGTCTCGCTTCGATCATGCTTTGCCCGCCTAGGTCCTTCTCAAAGGAACATCTTGGGAGTAAAGGTGCTACTATGATTATGTCCAAACCCCAGAGAGAGTACCACTTTGATTTTccatttcccttttttcttttctttttttatcaatgcAGCTATTTGTAAACTTATTTTCTGTATGAAATCATTCAACTGCCTGCATCCAAGTAAATATATCTCCAGCTTAATATCAAGGTGAAGTTCAAAAACTTCACCAGCTGACAGCATGCTTCTACTTCCAAGATATGCAGTCTCTGAAAGAATTGAATATTTCTGGGAAGTAAACAGACTCTTGGCACTTTGCAGAGTTTGCATATCTACCGATCGAGTGGCTTGTGTAAGACGATTCTCAAATAGTACTGTATAGAAAGGAtcaccaaaatatatattaagaacaAAAATTGGAGCAGGACGAGGATGTGGGTCCAAAAGACTCCAAACCCCAGAGGTTTTGTGCACTCAAATCCAAAATTGAATTAGACTAAGCGACAAATTTTGCCGACTTTACATGGGCTGGCATAATGAAAGCAAGCGGGAAAAGTTGTGGACATTGTGGTTCGTTTCTTATTATAAGctggaaaaagaaaggagaggaagagtACGTCAGTGGTATTAATATCTTTTCTTCGACTAGCAGCAATTAACTCCGCGAATGATACTGACAAAACAGTAGTGAAATTTGCAGTGAACAACAACATATTCCCATGCATCTGCATTTTCATAAGCCAAAGAGAGAATCTTCTAGCTGCATGGGTACTTGCATGGTCATCAATTTATGTGGTTTTCTCCCTGTGTCATTCAATTCCTTCCTCTCAGAAGTTGCATCCAACAGATCAACCTCCAGCAACTCAATACTATTAATTTGGCAGACCTCCAATACTATTATGAATATTggataagaaaaattcttttcatcaactactattcactacttcgcaccccacaccttatgaaaaataccctcATATCCTATAAAAAACACCCCACgttctataaaaaatttctaagtATGGGGTATGGAGTGTCTACTCTAATTGATCTGTAGAATTAAGGTATCATCACCGCTTCAAATCAAAAGTTGAATCTTAAATGGTTAAATACTTCTAAAATGACAGTCATTATATATTCTGGCAAACTAGTTGCagaatgaatgaaagagtaCCATGTTCAGTCAGTTATCATGTAAATCATGAAATTAACAGTTAAAAATAAGCATTAATTGAGTAATTCTTTTACCACTCATTGTTTGCGTTAATGCAATGTTCATGGGCAACAATATGTATAACTTTTAAGTGGCATGCAGGGATGGAAGCCCATCTAACATCATTTAGGTCCTCTATGCTCAGTAAGGCCACAAAAATCAAAAGCCCTACTTGGTGCATTAGGCCCTATACTAATATTTTACACATTAGTGCTTCTACGGAGACCGAGAGATCTACCGAGAGAATGCACTCATTGgtgtattcttattttttttctttaaactttatatttctttatgtttaaggaaaaaaatcaagTCAGTGCATTTCCtagtgtttaaaaaatacaaaacaaaaaataaagaacaaaactGCACCCATCGGTGCAAGTGCTCGGTGGACCGGACTATCTGGCATTTCTCTTTACTTATTACTATAACACTTTGAGCAATACTACACCCATCGAAGGTATATCTTGAGATGGATTTGAAATAAgtcttaataaaatataaataaaaagtacaatCAGCTACggctatattatattattacaatctttaagagcatttcatttcatttcatttcattatttaaacttaagtttcgtttggatacaaagttagtctcatctcattacatttcattttatatcttttaaatatctaaacaTTACTTAAAcgtaaacatttttcaattattttttcatacttttgatCTAACGTAATTATAGtattaaatataattcaatatatgtatattatatacataatcactatccaaaataattataatatatatatatatatttgttatatccTATAGTTAGTAATGTGGGAGTCGAATTCAGAGTCAGTAAAACTGGAGTCGGAGTTGGTCATAGAAACACTATTTCCGACTCTAACTCCGATTGAATTTTTCATAAACATTCAGATCCAGTTCCGTTtcaaactcttgaataaacatGCATGTGACAGCATTTATAAGTCACAGGAAGAATAGTACAGTTTACTTCAGCAATTGAAGGCAAGACAGCAATCAAAGGAAAGAACTGttcatgccaaaaaaaaaaaaaaaggaaaagaactgTTCCGCTCTAAAGTCTCGGAGACTAAAAAATACACTGTTTGCACAGATTTCaagaaatataaatgatttaatCAGATATATCTCCATGTTCCTGAGGCAAATAGTGGCCTCGTGACCTCGTCTCTTCCTTATCCTCACACTTCTCGGTAAACCTTTGCAGACTACAGTCACAATGGCTTCCCTGCCTTCCCATTCCCACGACCATCATCACGACCACGACCACGACCACGACCAGCATCATCACCACGACCATCATCAAGATCACGATCACGATCACACTCATGGGGATTCAACAACAAAGTCATGGGTCGGCCCCGATGGTAAGGTGTACCATAGCCATGATGGACTGGCACCGCACTCGCATGAACCCATATACTCCCCAGGCTATTTCAGCAGAAGAGCTCCGCCACTTCTCACCAGGGATTTCAGTGAGAGGGCTTTCACTGTTGGCATCGGTGGCCCAGTTGGTACTGGGTATCTCCTTTTTCCCTTCAATGTTCCATTTGTTAGTTTCTTTACATTATTATCAACATTCCCAATCACCGTTGGATCACTATTAGTATTTTCTTCAAAGACACGGAAATGattgattataatattatacaaatctTAAGTTCCctattattttatgtaagattCGGATTCATATGGGGATAGTTTCCTTCGAAGAGTGCTCGGTACagtaaatttctttaaaaagacGAGTCTTTTGCTTGGAGGGCTACTTTGGGTAAAATCTCAACTGCTGATAACCTTATACAAACAATGTTCCTAGTTGATTGGAGTTGCATGTGTAAGATAGTAGTGAATGTGTTGAGATTTTCTGCTTCGTTTCCTTTTTGCGAGGGAGCTATAGTCCttccttttttatgtttttggtgtTCAATGGATGGTGCCAATGACAACGATGGATGTGTACTTTTGGGGGGGAGGGGAATTCAAGTTCACACGGATGTGTACTATATGTCTTTTTAAGTCGGTGTTTGTTGATACTCGTAGCCATTTTGGGAACtcatttattcaatttttcttctgAATTCATCAACAAAGGTTTTTATCcgccgcgggggggggggggggggggggggggaaaggGGGAAGGGGAATTCAAGCTCACACGGATATGTACTTATATGTCTTTTTTAAGTCGGGTGTTTGTTGATACTCGTAGCCATTTTGGGAAactcatttattcaaaattttcttctgaATTCATCAACAAAGGTTTTTATCCCGCCCCTCAGTATTCTTTCTTGGATATGCTCAACTGTTTAAAAGTAGGCATTAGCAATCAAATTAATTCCATACTATTTTGTATATATTCTATTAACATCTTTATTTTTAGTGAATTATCTTTCATTCCTCATCCCTCTAGTTGGGTGTTTCCCATTGTATACAcatacttgggttatgccccTTTAATAAACtaactttaaaaatttataaaatatatatatcttccagGCTCCTAGTTTTCTTACAGTTGTGCTATTTTGAACTTTGTTTGTTtcttgttattgttattatgaAATGCTTACCTCATATCTGTTATTCTCTTGAAATGTAAACATGGATGACCAGAAGGGAAGCTAAAGATGTTTGCTCCCCTCCCCCCCTCTCTAGTAGATCCACTTTGTTTCATTTATGTATTTTGCATTGCTAGTCTGAATCCAACTCATAAATGGGTGTTGATGGAACGCTGTTTCATGCCTTACAGGAAAACAGCTTTAATGCTGGCTCTTTGCAAATTATTGCGGGATAAGTACAGTCTTGCTGCGGTAAGtagaaattctttttctttttttttaatttcttctctttttcctccGTTCAAAGTTATTTATATTCCTACAACTTGGACTCAATAATTGCCATTCTCATTTGGAGGAGTTAAAAAAAACACCTTTTCTAAGCCCAAGTTTAGCTCTTTTCTCTGCTTAACCAAACCAGTTAACAGACAATCCTGAGCCAAAACTaagaaagaaaggggaaaaaaggatAAAGAATGCATCTTTCTTTTGTTCATGGCAGTATAGAAACTATTAATCTGATATATCTTACAACATTAATCAGCAGATGAGTATGTGTATGTGTTTGTTCTTACTAAGCATATGTGATAACTTTCTCTATTTTGAGTATCTCTCCATTTCTGGGTGTTTGAAGTTTCTCTGGAACCTAATAGTAGAATCTTGCACAGTGGTTGATGTTTCCAAAGACCTTGAAGTCCATGTAGGCCTGTGGCTTGAGTCAAGGCATGCCCAGTATACCTAAAATAGAATATACCTAAAATAGAATATAAGAACACCTTTGGGCTTAACCTTAAGTTTTAAATAGGCATACAACTCACACAAACGGGATCTGCATTTCTGGTTTTAGTGGTGCTTCATTGGACTGAACTATAATAATTTCTCATCATTTGTTTCTAGACgctacttgtataaaaaaaaaaatttgtttctaGACACAATCATGCACATAAATAGATACAAAATGTTTGTCAACCTATGTGAGTGCATTCCATACCTCTATGTAGTGTGTTTGAACACCTATGTGAGGGCAATTTATACCTTCATGTGGAGTTACTTTGGGGAAAATACAATTTCCATCCTCGAACTAGAtggcatttttcattttacaccccaaaccatcaaaatttacatattgTGCCATCAGACTACCAAAACTTTGTGGTGCACACCCTACGTTGAGACCCAAGCGTCGAGATTGTGCCATGTCACTAATTGTCATCTATTAAGGGTAGAATTGGACGAGTGTGCTATTTTTCAGTTTTCGGTAATTTGAGGGTACAATGTATCAGTTTTGATAGTTCAGGATGCAAAATGAAAGACACCCTATAATTTGTGGGAGGAAACTGTACTTGCCCATATTCTCAGGATGCAACCAAATCTTATTAGAAAGACACCCGCACAGCCCCTGGTTCCATCTCTACCGATTCTTGACATAAATTTTGATTTGCttgatttggaaaatgatacttggCCCCAAGAATTTGCCCCCTCAAAGTTACTGCTCgggtattttaatttattttttttacttggtggttaaggaagtgactattagtgaagatgtgtatttttttctcttaatggttaaggatgtttaaaaaaggtttgaaagaaaatgaaaaaaaaaaaaaggtgcaattGCACTAATGGTAATAACTTTGAGGGGGCAAATTCATGGGACTGAGTAGCAGCACCCTCTTGATTTATTTAATCTCTTTCTAGGATGTGttgtacttttttaaaaaagtaaaatacagCCTAGAATATCTAGCTTGGGACTTCCCTCGATATTTGGTCATGGAAGGGCAGAGGGTATTTTGTctgtcatcaactcattttaccTGTCATCAACTCATTCAACCTGTTTTGGATATGGGTGTGTCCAAAATAATATGCtgcctgttttttttttttttttttcttttatatacataaaataCTTGAGCATGCAGTTGCAAGCAAGATTCCAGCTTTGTGAGGCTAGCTTTTGCTTAGCCATAACATGTCATTGAccttaacccctaggggttggctcaagtggtaaagtcCTTGGgtttgggggtatgctcccccaggtctaaggttgaAATCcctttgggtgcaaacaatatTTAGGGCCATCGGATTGGgaatttttcccttgaattacccgaggtgcacttgcgagAAACTCCTTACCAAGGGTTTGTGcaccccgggattagtcgggacactATTCCCacacacccggtgccaataaaaaaaacgtCATTGACCTTGCTTATTGTTTAATAAACTGTGTCTATTCATGTGGTGACTGATTACTAGGTTGGCATCTTTTGTAGATATTGAACTCCCCTCACTAGAATTATTTACGAGTTTTCTCTTGCACTGATTCAGAGGAGTGCAtcaaaattttctgaaaaaatttaaatatgttttgcTTGTTCCATACTCCATGAGAAGATACAAATTCCTTTCGAAAGTCTCCTTTAGTATTCATACAGAAGGATGAGATGGTCTAATCTTGAAGTTTGATATGACTGAACCCATGCTAGAGCCTGTTTTTCATATTATTCACGCACAAGTAGTTAATATATTACCTTTCTTCTATAAGATAAGATACacgaggaagaaaagaaatttaaacctTTTATCTTCTGATtttgaaattgtaatttttcagGTGACAAATGATATATTCACAAAAGAAGATGGTGAGTTCTTGGTAAAACATGGAGCACTTCCTGAAGAAAGGATACGTGCTGTCGAAACTGGGGGATGCCCACATGCTGCAATCCGCGAAGACATAAGCATTAATCTTGGTCCTCTTGAGGAGCTCTCTAACTTGTTCAAAGCAGACATACTTCTTTGTGAATCTGGGGGAGGTAACTTTACAAAAGATGATTGATGTGGCGGTAGTTTAATTTTGGTTGATGCAAACTGATATTAAAATTGGCATGTCATAAGTTAGTAACTGGCAATGATGCTCATATCAGAACGAGAATCAAAATGTAGAATTAATTTGCTTTAAGATTTCATTTGGGGAAATGCAGTTTAATTAGTGGGAGAAGAGCAGCAATTAAAGTTTGGcagttctttttctcttttagtgAAAACATGATGCATACTTGATGCCCCTTAAGAAAGAGGGTACAAGGTAGTTGctcaaatttcatttaaaaagttGCATTATTAGTTCAGGATCTGTTTCTAAAATAAAGTTTCTGTTTCGAAATACAATcgtaaaaaaaaatgcttatatgAAATTGTGAATAAGCGAGCACCTATCTTATGTTAACGCTTGTGGAATTAAAAGCTTCAATGAGAAAAGGTTCAATATTCTCTTGAATTTGTGTTGGTGCAGATAATTTAGCTGCCAACTTCAGTAGAGAACTGGCTGACTATATCATCTATATAATAGATGTATCTGGTGGTGATAAAATTCCTCGGAAAGGTGGCCCTGGTATCACCCAAGCTGATCTCCTTGTAGGTGTTTTCTTAAATTCATAACTGCTACTTTGGCTGTGGCACCCTTCTTACTGTCAATTATTAATCTTTATAAACATAAAGTACTTGGGAAGTCTAATGAAAATGAGTCAATTGTTTTGGATTGCAGGTAATAAACAAGACTGACCTTGCACCAGCAGTTGGAGCTGATTTAACTGTCATGGAACGTGATGCACTTCGAATGCGTGATGGAGGGCCATTTGTCTTTGCTCAGGTCGGGTTGAGtacgtttttcttttttcttttggttgacGGAAACATGATGCAAGCTCTAGTTTGCCCTATTGGTATCACCTATCAAAAGAAAAGTTTGTTCTATTGGTATTGCACAATTTGCCTTGTTCATGATGCATGTGATTTATATGTCAGGTGAAGCATGGACTTGGTGTAGAGGAGATAGTGAACCACGTACTACAGGCTTGGGGAGCAGCGACCGGAAAGAAGCGTCACTGACGTCCCTTTCGGGAAGTTGGTTCAGTTTGTATTTTGTATCTCAAGTCACTATTGTATTGGGTTACTTTTTAAATGCCTGTGTGACTGCATTTAGGAATACTCACGACTTCGTTTCCAGTCTTCTTAATAATGAACATCTGGATACTAATTTATATTCGCCCCCCTTATAAATGGGTGTTTCTAATTTGGGTTGGGGGGCTATGGCAATTTGCTCTCTTGACAATGAGAGAGAGGAGTGTGAGAGGCAAACACTAACGTGGAAAATGGGAACAATTGCAAGGTGATTCTAAACTGCAATTCGAAGCATCCAAGTATTTTGGTCAAGGGTTGTTGAAGCTCTTGTCAAACTAAAAAATTAGTAGAACTACAAAGGTGGAAGTTGAGCTAGACGGCGTATTGacacaaaaaaaccaaatctTCGGACGAGGAAAAGGGGCAATAGGCAAGAAATCCATACCTCTGCCCAATACCCAGAGTGCCATTGAAAGTGAAGCAAAAGAAGTTCTCATGGAGGTGATTGAACTGGAAAGATGCGATGAAAAAGTAGCAGATGCATGAGAATATATCGAGGGAAGTGAAGAGGGAGCGTTGGGGAGGAGGGAGGGGATCTTCCCGTCCAGTGAAACGGAAAATGAAGTTAATAGAGAGAAGAATACAGGGGTGTTAAATCGTGTTTTCGAATCATGTTCGTGTCATTTCAAGTTATGAACATTCGATTATATAGGTCAATCCGAACTTAACCTATTAAGCTAaacgtgtcaaactttcaaatcatAATTCAACCTATTTAGATAATGGTTCGTATCGTGTCACTCGTTTTGAcccttttaataattaattagaaatatattaatacGAAACGACTCATTTAAACttgtttgtttcatgtaaataggttgaactaaaatgcataactcattttacttgattaacaaaattttacataaatgttaaaatctatatttattaataaccacaatatcttaaaaaatatatatcaatatttttcaaattttaacgtataataaaatcaatattacaaattatataataacaaatatgaacttaggtctaaaattacaatcctaccaataaaaataataaaaacataagcatactgagaaatatcaatattaaaacttaacaataataaaattttaatttagaaataaattctaaacggaTCAAAacagattgattttgtgttaAACAGGTTGACCGGTTATTGATCtgtttataaatcgtgtcttaacgtgTCAACCAATTAACATTAAACTCAAATctgttaatttaatattatatttatattaaatttacgAATCGTATCACATGTTACCATACTAGAAGAATATATAGAATAACAAGCAAGAAGTGAGGGGGAGACTTCACTTGAAAGGAACAAAAATTTACTGTCTTTTAtctaaaagaagaagaaaaagaaaacgaactTTTGACGATGGGCCGGGCCGTTTACACAGAAATCAGGCCCGGCCCATGTACTCCACCGTCCCTAATTCTGTAAATTGAATTTCCCCTTCCCGATTCTCAGACCAAGCCATCGAACAGAGAAACCAGTCGCCGAGCATTCCCCACTGAAATAGATATCAGTAAAGAATGGGGGAAGaggtggagaggaagaggagggtCGTGGTCGAGTCGCTTGGATGGCTGACGGAGTCTTCTATAATGCCGAAGAAGCACAGGGCAATAGAAGGGGTGGGGCCCTCCTCCATCCTGGAACTCAAGGCCCACCTCTACAAGTCCCAGGAGGAGTCCAAAAAAAACAAGGAACTCGCCGGCGTCCCCGACTCCGTCACTTTTCACCGCGCCAAGCAGAATATCGCCGCATCCGATTCCTTCTCCGCCAAGAACTCCGGCGTCGACGCCCGCGCCCACAAGTACCCTTCTCTCTTTgtttccctttttgtttttgatttttctcgttttgaattgatttttttattgtaattttattttgtttcttgggTTTATAATGAGAGAACTGATCTTAAAGGGTCCGTATTTGAGTAGAATTAGGGTTCTAACTTGTGGGGtcatgatgatgattttgtttaCTGGTGATACTTAATTTAACCTTACTTGTAACAACTTCAATTTTGGTCGATAATGGATATGAAATTGGCAGTAGGTAACTTGCAATGGGGGTTCTTGAGCTTGCTTTTTTGTTAGCAACTGTTATTTACTTCTTCCATAATCTAGAGTTTTCATCTCCCAAATTAAAACTTCACCCGAAACTAATGACCCTTGAGAAAAGCAATCTTCCCCTTTTATATATTCCAGTCTCATGATGATTTGATTACTTGTGAAGCTTAAGTTTCCTGTTGAAcgacctatcaaaaaaaaaaaaaaaaaaaaaagtttcctgTTGAACGTAATTAATGCAATAACCAGTATTGAACTATGTATCTTTCTCGATGAGGATGATTGCTAGTAGAAGAATAATGTAACTATCTTGACGTGAAAATATAACTTCTTGCAATTCTTCACTTTTCATTTTGGGAATTATTTCCATCAGTGTCCAAATATTGCGGACATGGGATGACATAAGTATTGTGTGCTCTAGTGTCCAACATGCCACTGGACTCTAATTTGGCTTGCAACTTAAGTGGCATCATGTTTTGGTGTTAAAATGATAAATCCAGGGACAAACTCGAGCTGAAAGCAGCTAAAGATGGATCAGCCAGCTATGCAGCATTAGAGAGGAAGGCCGCATTGTATGATAAGCTAGTGAGGGGAGAGCTATCTGATGAGGAAGATAAGGAGAAGTATTGTGTCGATTTCTTCCGCAAGAATGTTGAACAGGATGAATCAGAGCAATCTCAGGACCCAGATACTCCCGCAATGGTACCACCAGAAAGTGAAAATGGCGAGAACGAtgcttcttttttgtttaacaCAAAACCCGTGGGGCTCGGAAGAACAGCTGGAACACTGGACAATGATGAACACAAGCGTTTTGTGAGGTGAGAGTCCTAGCCATTTCTTGTTTAGAACatatagttttttatattgtaaaattcttagtaataaatatgaaacataATTCGTTTAGATATGAATTAACTGGGCAATGATTGATGAGGGCTTGGGCCTCTGGCAGTTCAATTCAAGTTATTAGTTTATAATCAGGAATTTATGCTGGCCAATAATTTTATGCAAACTCATTTGTACAGGTATAACGCCATGCAAACTCATTTATTACACTTATACTGTTATTTTCCTGTGCCTGcggagggcctgtgcaccctgGGTTAGTCGGGACTTGGTtcccggacacccggtgccaattaAAGAAACAAGTTCCCGTGCCTGTTAGCATAAGTTACACCCTTGGCTGCCACTATAATTTGGTTGTGGCTGCTGTTTTGTATTCATATAAGTTGCATTATTGTGGCTGAAAAGTCAAGAATGGCCTGGTTTCAGCAGTTGATGCTATCGACAAGCTGCTTAATTCTaactcttttaagttttaataacAAGCCTTTCTATTATTGCTGTTACGCAGCATTGACTTGACACTATCAGGCTTCAGATTGAACCTTGTTTGACAAAGACTATAAATATGATGTATTATCATCTGTATTCAACTAAGGATATAAGGAACGT
This window harbors:
- the LOC121264889 gene encoding cytochrome b561 domain-containing protein At4g18260, giving the protein MQVFQKLAPFTISTYCVILLPLVGCSFHQEVNQSVSHKSIRHDFHKLSPQMTSDVAIHGFLLWVSLGFLMPLAILAIRMSRREEPRSKRLKVFFYLHVFVQILSALLATVGAVLSFKKLENSFTNSHQRLGLALYGAIWVQALIGFFRPKRGKKERSLWYFVHWMLGTMISLCGIINIYTGLKAYSNKTSRSTTLWTILFTAEVLFIAFFYLFQDKWEYIQKQGVVLDNAPITVSNQQIPEGIYQKELQPEPCGKRSRLIKNLFD
- the LOC121264888 gene encoding urease accessory protein G, with the protein product MASLPSHSHDHHHDHDHDHDQHHHHDHHQDHDHDHTHGDSTTKSWVGPDGKVYHSHDGLAPHSHEPIYSPGYFSRRAPPLLTRDFSERAFTVGIGGPVGTGKTALMLALCKLLRDKYSLAAVTNDIFTKEDGEFLVKHGALPEERIRAVETGGCPHAAIREDISINLGPLEELSNLFKADILLCESGGDNLAANFSRELADYIIYIIDVSGGDKIPRKGGPGITQADLLVINKTDLAPAVGADLTVMERDALRMRDGGPFVFAQVKHGLGVEEIVNHVLQAWGAATGKKRH
- the LOC121264890 gene encoding uncharacterized protein At4g18257-like — translated: MGEEVERKRRVVVESLGWLTESSIMPKKHRAIEGVGPSSILELKAHLYKSQEESKKNKELAGVPDSVTFHRAKQNIAASDSFSAKNSGVDARAHKDKLELKAAKDGSASYAALERKAALYDKLVRGELSDEEDKEKYCVDFFRKNVEQDESEQSQDPDTPAMVPPESENGENDASFLFNTKPVGLGRTAGTLDNDEHKRFVREVHEEVNQAREKASELKLRRQEQAAARREKLRQAYLRKRLENLKSAASNSERT